A portion of the Rhinolophus sinicus isolate RSC01 linkage group LG03, ASM3656204v1, whole genome shotgun sequence genome contains these proteins:
- the SEMA6D gene encoding semaphorin-6D isoform X1: MRFFLLCAYMLLLMISQLRAVSFPEDDEPLNTVDYHYSRQYPVFRGRPSGNESQHRLDFQLMLKIRDTLYIAGRDQVYTVSLNEIPKTEVIPSKKLTWRSRQQDRENCAMKGKHKDECHNFIKVFVPRNDEMVFVCGTNAFNPMCRYYRLNTLEYDGEEISGLARCPFDARQTNVALFADGKLYSATVADFLASDAVIYRSMGDGSALRTIKYDSKWIKEPHFLHAIEYGNYVYFFFREIAVEHNNLGKAVYSRVARICKNDMGGSQRVLEKHWTSFLKARLNCSVPGDSFFYFDVLQSITDIIQISGIPTVVGVFTTQLNSIPGSAVCAFSMDDIEKVFKGRFKEQKTPDSVWTAVPEDKVPKPRPGCCAKHGLAEAYKTSIDFPDETLSFIKSHPLMDSAVPPIADEPWFTKTRIRYRLTAIAVDHSAGPYQNYTVIFVGSEAGVVLKVLAKTSSFSLNDSVLLEEIEAYNHAKCNAENEEDRKVISLQLDKDHHTLYVAFSSCVIRMPLSRCERYGSCKKSCIASRDPYCGWLSQGACGRVTPGMLLLTEDFFAFHNHSAEGYEQDTEYGNTAHLGDCHEILPTSTTPDYKIFGGPTSDMEVSSSSVTTIASIPEITPKVIDTWRPKLTSSRKFVVQDDPITSDFTDPLSGIPKGVRWEVQSGESNQMVHMNVLITCVFAAFVLGAFIAGVAVYCYRDMFVRKNRKIHKDAESAQSCTDSSGSFAKLNGLFDSPVKEYQQNIDSPKLYSNLLTSRKELPPSGDTKSMVMDHRGQPPELAALPTPESTPVLHQKTLQAMKSHSEKAHGHGASRKETPQYFPSSPPSHSPLSHGHIPSAIVLPNATHDYNTSFSNSNAHKAEKKLQHIDHPLTKSSSKRDHRRSVDSRNTLNDLLKHLNDPNSNPKAIMGDIQMAHQTLMLDPVGPMSEVPPKVPNREASLYSPPSTLPRNSPTKRVDVPTTPGVPMTSLERQRGYHKNSSQRHSISAMPKNLNSPSGVLLSRQPSMNRGGYMPTPTGAKVDYIQGTPVSVHLQPSLSRQSSYTSNGTLPRTGLKRTPSLKPDVPPKPSFVPQTTSVRPLNKYTY, translated from the exons ATGAGGTTCTTCCTGCTCTGTGCCTACATGCTGCTGCTGATGATTTCCCAATTGAGGGCAGTCAGTTTTCCTGAAGATGATGAACCCCTTAATACTGTTGACTATCACT ATTCAAGGCAATATCCGGTTTTTAGAGGACGCCCTTCAGGCAATGAATCGCAGCACAGGCTGGACTTTCAGCTGATGTTGAAAATTCGAGACACACTTTATATTGCTGGCAG GGATCAAGTTTATACAGTGAGCTTAAATGAAATCCCCAAAACAGAAGTAATACCGAGCAAG AAACTGACATGGCGGTCAAGACAACAGGATCGAGAAAACTGTGCTATGAAAGGCAAACATAAA GATGAATGCCACAACTTTATTAAAGTATTTGTTCCAAGAAACGATGAGATGGTTTTTGTATGTGGTACCAATGCGTTTAATCCCATGTGTAGATACTATCGg ttgaATACCTTAGAGTATGATGGGGAAGAAATTAGTGGCCTGGCAAGATGCCCATTTGATGCCAGACAAACCAATGTTGCCCTTTTTGCTG ATGGGAAGCTGTATTCTGCCACAGTGGCTGACTTTTTGGCCAGTGATGCTGTTATTTATCGAAGCATGGGCGATGGATCTGCCCTTCGTACAATAAAATATGATTCCAAGTGGATAAAAG agCCACACTTTCTTCATGCCATAGAATACGGAAActatgtctatttcttctttcgAGAAATTGCTGTAGAACATAATAATTTAGGCAAG GCTGTCTATTCCCGTGTGGCCCGCATCTGTAAAAACGACATGGGTGGCTCCCAGCGGGTCCTGGAGAAACATTGGACTTCATTTCTGAAAGCTCGGCTTAACTGCTCTGTCCCCGGAGATTCCTTTTTCTACTTTGATGTCCTGCAGTCCATTACGGACATAATACAAATCAGTGGCATCCCCACGGTGGTCGGGGTGTTCACCACACAGCTGAACAG CATTCCTGGTTCTGCAGTCTGTGCATTTAGCATGGATGACATTGAGAAAGTATTCAAAGGACggtttaaagaacagaaaactcCAGATTCTGTTTGGACAGCAGTCCCCGAAGACAAAGTACCAAAACCaag GCCTGGCTGTTGTGCGAAGCATGGCCTTGCTGAAGCTTATAAAACCTCCATTGATTTCCCGGATGAAACCCTGTCATTCATCAAATCCCACCCCCTGATGGACTCTGCCGTCCCACCCATTGCCGACGAACCCTGGTTCACAAAGACTCGGATCAG GTACAGACTGACAGCCATTGCTGTCGACCATTCTGCTGGACCCTACCAGAACTACACAGTCATCTTTGTTGGCTCGGAAGCTGGTGTGGTACTTAAAGTTTTGGCAAAGACCAGTTCTTTCTCTTTGAATGACAGCGTATTACTGGAAGAGATTGAAGCATACAACCATGCGAA GTGTAATGCTGAGAATGAGGAGGACAGAAAGGTCATCTCATTACAGTTGGATAAAGATCATCACACTTTATATGTGGCGTTCTCTAGCTGCGTTATTCGCATGCCCCTCAGTCGCTGTGAGCGTTATGGATCATGTAAAAA GTCTTGTATTGCTTCTCGGGACCCGTACTGTGGCTGGTTAAGCCAAGGAGCCTGTGGTCGAGTCACCCCAGGGATGCT ACTGTTAACTGAAGACTTCTTTGCTTTCCATAACCACAGCGCTGAAGGATATGAACAAGACACGGAATACGGCAACACGGCCCACCTAGGGGACTGCCATG aaattttgCCTACTTCAACTACACCAGATTACAAAATATTTGGCGGTCCAACATCtg ACATGGAGGTATCTTCATCTTCTGTTACCACAATAGCAAGTATCCCAGAAATTACACCTAAAGTGATTGATACGTGGAGACCTAAACTGACGAGCTCCCGGAAATTTGTAGTTCAAGATGACCCAATCACTTCTGATTTTACTGATCCTTTATCAGGTATCCCAAAGG GTGTACGATGGGAAGTCCAGTCTGGAGAGTCCAACCAGATGGTCCACATGAATGTCCTCATCACCTGTGTCTTTGCTGCTTTTGTTTTGGGTGCATTCATTGCAGGTGTGGCAGTATACTGCTATCGTGACATGTTTGTTCGGAAAAACAGAAAGATCCATAAAGATGCAGAATCTGCCCAGTCGTGCACAGACTCCAGTGGAAGTTTTGCCAAACTGAATGGTCTCTTTGACAGCCCGGTCAAGGAATATCAGCAGAATATTGATTCTCCCAAATTGTATAGTAACCTGCTGACCAGTCGGAAAGAGCTACCACCCAGTGGAGATACGAAATCCATGGTAATGGACCATCGAGGCCAACCTCCCGAGCTGGCTGCTCTCCCCACGCCCGAGTCTACACCTGTGCTTCACCAGAAGACCCTACAGGCCATGAAGAGCCACTCAGAGAAGGCCCATGGCCATGGGGCTTCCAGGAAAGAAACCCCCCAGTATTTTCCTTCTAGTCCTCCATCCCATTCCCCATTAAGTCATGGGCATATCCCCAGTGCCATTGTTCTTCCTAATGCTACCCATGACTATAACACATCTTTCTCCAATTCCAATGCTCACAAAGCTGAAAAGAAGCTTCAACACATTGACCACCCTCTTACAAAGTCATCCAGTAAAAGAGATCACCGGCGTTCTGTGGATTCCAGAAATACCCTCAATGACCTCCTGAAACATCTAAATGACCCGAATAGTAACCCCAAAGCCATCATGGGAGACATCCAAATGGCCCACCAGACCCTAATGCTGGATCCTGTGGGACCTATGTCTGAAGTTCCACCCAAGGTCCCTAACCGGGAGGCATCACTCTACTCTCCTCCTTCAACTCTCCCCAGGAATAGCCCAACCAAGCGAGTGGATGTGCCTACCACTCCTGGAGTCCCAATGACTTCTCTGGAAAGACAAAGGGGTTATCACAAAAATTCCTCCCAGAGGCACTCTATATCTGCTATGCCTAAAAACTTAAACTCACCAAGTGGTGTTTTGTTATCTAGACAGCCTAGCATGAACCGTGGAGGGTACATGCCCACCCCAACCGGGGCGAAGGTGGACTATATTCAGGGAACACCAGTGAGTGTTCATCTGCAGCCTTCCCTCTCCAGACAGAGCAGCTATACCAGTAATGGCACCCTTCCTAGGACGGGGCTAAAGAGGACACCATCCTTAAAACCTGATGTGCCACCAAAGCCTTCGTTTGTTCCTCAAACCACATCTGTCAGACCACTGAACAAATATACTTACTAG
- the SEMA6D gene encoding semaphorin-6D isoform X6 — protein MRFFLLCAYMLLLMISQLRAVSFPEDDEPLNTVDYHYSRQYPVFRGRPSGNESQHRLDFQLMLKIRDTLYIAGRDQVYTVSLNEIPKTEVIPSKKLTWRSRQQDRENCAMKGKHKDECHNFIKVFVPRNDEMVFVCGTNAFNPMCRYYRLNTLEYDGEEISGLARCPFDARQTNVALFADGKLYSATVADFLASDAVIYRSMGDGSALRTIKYDSKWIKEPHFLHAIEYGNYVYFFFREIAVEHNNLGKAVYSRVARICKNDMGGSQRVLEKHWTSFLKARLNCSVPGDSFFYFDVLQSITDIIQISGIPTVVGVFTTQLNSIPGSAVCAFSMDDIEKVFKGRFKEQKTPDSVWTAVPEDKVPKPRPGCCAKHGLAEAYKTSIDFPDETLSFIKSHPLMDSAVPPIADEPWFTKTRIRYRLTAIAVDHSAGPYQNYTVIFVGSEAGVVLKVLAKTSSFSLNDSVLLEEIEAYNHAKCNAENEEDRKVISLQLDKDHHTLYVAFSSCVIRMPLSRCERYGSCKKSCIASRDPYCGWLSQGACGRVTPGMLAEGYEQDTEYGNTAHLGDCHDMEVSSSSVTTIASIPEITPKVIDTWRPKLTSSRKFVVQDDPITSDFTDPLSGIPKGVRWEVQSGESNQMVHMNVLITCVFAAFVLGAFIAGVAVYCYRDMFVRKNRKIHKDAESAQSCTDSSGSFAKLNGLFDSPVKEYQQNIDSPKLYSNLLTSRKELPPSGDTKSMVMDHRGQPPELAALPTPESTPVLHQKTLQAMKSHSEKAHGHGASRKETPQYFPSSPPSHSPLSHGHIPSAIVLPNATHDYNTSFSNSNAHKAEKKLQHIDHPLTKSSSKRDHRRSVDSRNTLNDLLKHLNDPNSNPKAIMGDIQMAHQTLMLDPVGPMSEVPPKVPNREASLYSPPSTLPRNSPTKRVDVPTTPGVPMTSLERQRGYHKNSSQRHSISAMPKNLNSPSGVLLSRQPSMNRGGYMPTPTGAKVDYIQGTPVSVHLQPSLSRQSSYTSNGTLPRTGLKRTPSLKPDVPPKPSFVPQTTSVRPLNKYTY, from the exons ATGAGGTTCTTCCTGCTCTGTGCCTACATGCTGCTGCTGATGATTTCCCAATTGAGGGCAGTCAGTTTTCCTGAAGATGATGAACCCCTTAATACTGTTGACTATCACT ATTCAAGGCAATATCCGGTTTTTAGAGGACGCCCTTCAGGCAATGAATCGCAGCACAGGCTGGACTTTCAGCTGATGTTGAAAATTCGAGACACACTTTATATTGCTGGCAG GGATCAAGTTTATACAGTGAGCTTAAATGAAATCCCCAAAACAGAAGTAATACCGAGCAAG AAACTGACATGGCGGTCAAGACAACAGGATCGAGAAAACTGTGCTATGAAAGGCAAACATAAA GATGAATGCCACAACTTTATTAAAGTATTTGTTCCAAGAAACGATGAGATGGTTTTTGTATGTGGTACCAATGCGTTTAATCCCATGTGTAGATACTATCGg ttgaATACCTTAGAGTATGATGGGGAAGAAATTAGTGGCCTGGCAAGATGCCCATTTGATGCCAGACAAACCAATGTTGCCCTTTTTGCTG ATGGGAAGCTGTATTCTGCCACAGTGGCTGACTTTTTGGCCAGTGATGCTGTTATTTATCGAAGCATGGGCGATGGATCTGCCCTTCGTACAATAAAATATGATTCCAAGTGGATAAAAG agCCACACTTTCTTCATGCCATAGAATACGGAAActatgtctatttcttctttcgAGAAATTGCTGTAGAACATAATAATTTAGGCAAG GCTGTCTATTCCCGTGTGGCCCGCATCTGTAAAAACGACATGGGTGGCTCCCAGCGGGTCCTGGAGAAACATTGGACTTCATTTCTGAAAGCTCGGCTTAACTGCTCTGTCCCCGGAGATTCCTTTTTCTACTTTGATGTCCTGCAGTCCATTACGGACATAATACAAATCAGTGGCATCCCCACGGTGGTCGGGGTGTTCACCACACAGCTGAACAG CATTCCTGGTTCTGCAGTCTGTGCATTTAGCATGGATGACATTGAGAAAGTATTCAAAGGACggtttaaagaacagaaaactcCAGATTCTGTTTGGACAGCAGTCCCCGAAGACAAAGTACCAAAACCaag GCCTGGCTGTTGTGCGAAGCATGGCCTTGCTGAAGCTTATAAAACCTCCATTGATTTCCCGGATGAAACCCTGTCATTCATCAAATCCCACCCCCTGATGGACTCTGCCGTCCCACCCATTGCCGACGAACCCTGGTTCACAAAGACTCGGATCAG GTACAGACTGACAGCCATTGCTGTCGACCATTCTGCTGGACCCTACCAGAACTACACAGTCATCTTTGTTGGCTCGGAAGCTGGTGTGGTACTTAAAGTTTTGGCAAAGACCAGTTCTTTCTCTTTGAATGACAGCGTATTACTGGAAGAGATTGAAGCATACAACCATGCGAA GTGTAATGCTGAGAATGAGGAGGACAGAAAGGTCATCTCATTACAGTTGGATAAAGATCATCACACTTTATATGTGGCGTTCTCTAGCTGCGTTATTCGCATGCCCCTCAGTCGCTGTGAGCGTTATGGATCATGTAAAAA GTCTTGTATTGCTTCTCGGGACCCGTACTGTGGCTGGTTAAGCCAAGGAGCCTGTGGTCGAGTCACCCCAGGGATGCT CGCTGAAGGATATGAACAAGACACGGAATACGGCAACACGGCCCACCTAGGGGACTGCCATG ACATGGAGGTATCTTCATCTTCTGTTACCACAATAGCAAGTATCCCAGAAATTACACCTAAAGTGATTGATACGTGGAGACCTAAACTGACGAGCTCCCGGAAATTTGTAGTTCAAGATGACCCAATCACTTCTGATTTTACTGATCCTTTATCAGGTATCCCAAAGG GTGTACGATGGGAAGTCCAGTCTGGAGAGTCCAACCAGATGGTCCACATGAATGTCCTCATCACCTGTGTCTTTGCTGCTTTTGTTTTGGGTGCATTCATTGCAGGTGTGGCAGTATACTGCTATCGTGACATGTTTGTTCGGAAAAACAGAAAGATCCATAAAGATGCAGAATCTGCCCAGTCGTGCACAGACTCCAGTGGAAGTTTTGCCAAACTGAATGGTCTCTTTGACAGCCCGGTCAAGGAATATCAGCAGAATATTGATTCTCCCAAATTGTATAGTAACCTGCTGACCAGTCGGAAAGAGCTACCACCCAGTGGAGATACGAAATCCATGGTAATGGACCATCGAGGCCAACCTCCCGAGCTGGCTGCTCTCCCCACGCCCGAGTCTACACCTGTGCTTCACCAGAAGACCCTACAGGCCATGAAGAGCCACTCAGAGAAGGCCCATGGCCATGGGGCTTCCAGGAAAGAAACCCCCCAGTATTTTCCTTCTAGTCCTCCATCCCATTCCCCATTAAGTCATGGGCATATCCCCAGTGCCATTGTTCTTCCTAATGCTACCCATGACTATAACACATCTTTCTCCAATTCCAATGCTCACAAAGCTGAAAAGAAGCTTCAACACATTGACCACCCTCTTACAAAGTCATCCAGTAAAAGAGATCACCGGCGTTCTGTGGATTCCAGAAATACCCTCAATGACCTCCTGAAACATCTAAATGACCCGAATAGTAACCCCAAAGCCATCATGGGAGACATCCAAATGGCCCACCAGACCCTAATGCTGGATCCTGTGGGACCTATGTCTGAAGTTCCACCCAAGGTCCCTAACCGGGAGGCATCACTCTACTCTCCTCCTTCAACTCTCCCCAGGAATAGCCCAACCAAGCGAGTGGATGTGCCTACCACTCCTGGAGTCCCAATGACTTCTCTGGAAAGACAAAGGGGTTATCACAAAAATTCCTCCCAGAGGCACTCTATATCTGCTATGCCTAAAAACTTAAACTCACCAAGTGGTGTTTTGTTATCTAGACAGCCTAGCATGAACCGTGGAGGGTACATGCCCACCCCAACCGGGGCGAAGGTGGACTATATTCAGGGAACACCAGTGAGTGTTCATCTGCAGCCTTCCCTCTCCAGACAGAGCAGCTATACCAGTAATGGCACCCTTCCTAGGACGGGGCTAAAGAGGACACCATCCTTAAAACCTGATGTGCCACCAAAGCCTTCGTTTGTTCCTCAAACCACATCTGTCAGACCACTGAACAAATATACTTACTAG
- the SEMA6D gene encoding semaphorin-6D isoform X3, translated as MRFFLLCAYMLLLMISQLRAVSFPEDDEPLNTVDYHYSRQYPVFRGRPSGNESQHRLDFQLMLKIRDTLYIAGRDQVYTVSLNEIPKTEVIPSKKLTWRSRQQDRENCAMKGKHKDECHNFIKVFVPRNDEMVFVCGTNAFNPMCRYYRLNTLEYDGEEISGLARCPFDARQTNVALFADGKLYSATVADFLASDAVIYRSMGDGSALRTIKYDSKWIKEPHFLHAIEYGNYVYFFFREIAVEHNNLGKAVYSRVARICKNDMGGSQRVLEKHWTSFLKARLNCSVPGDSFFYFDVLQSITDIIQISGIPTVVGVFTTQLNSIPGSAVCAFSMDDIEKVFKGRFKEQKTPDSVWTAVPEDKVPKPRPGCCAKHGLAEAYKTSIDFPDETLSFIKSHPLMDSAVPPIADEPWFTKTRIRYRLTAIAVDHSAGPYQNYTVIFVGSEAGVVLKVLAKTSSFSLNDSVLLEEIEAYNHAKCNAENEEDRKVISLQLDKDHHTLYVAFSSCVIRMPLSRCERYGSCKKSCIASRDPYCGWLSQGACGRVTPGMLAEGYEQDTEYGNTAHLGDCHEILPTSTTPDYKIFGGPTSDMEVSSSSVTTIASIPEITPKVIDTWRPKLTSSRKFVVQDDPITSDFTDPLSGIPKGVRWEVQSGESNQMVHMNVLITCVFAAFVLGAFIAGVAVYCYRDMFVRKNRKIHKDAESAQSCTDSSGSFAKLNGLFDSPVKEYQQNIDSPKLYSNLLTSRKELPPSGDTKSMVMDHRGQPPELAALPTPESTPVLHQKTLQAMKSHSEKAHGHGASRKETPQYFPSSPPSHSPLSHGHIPSAIVLPNATHDYNTSFSNSNAHKAEKKLQHIDHPLTKSSSKRDHRRSVDSRNTLNDLLKHLNDPNSNPKAIMGDIQMAHQTLMLDPVGPMSEVPPKVPNREASLYSPPSTLPRNSPTKRVDVPTTPGVPMTSLERQRGYHKNSSQRHSISAMPKNLNSPSGVLLSRQPSMNRGGYMPTPTGAKVDYIQGTPVSVHLQPSLSRQSSYTSNGTLPRTGLKRTPSLKPDVPPKPSFVPQTTSVRPLNKYTY; from the exons ATGAGGTTCTTCCTGCTCTGTGCCTACATGCTGCTGCTGATGATTTCCCAATTGAGGGCAGTCAGTTTTCCTGAAGATGATGAACCCCTTAATACTGTTGACTATCACT ATTCAAGGCAATATCCGGTTTTTAGAGGACGCCCTTCAGGCAATGAATCGCAGCACAGGCTGGACTTTCAGCTGATGTTGAAAATTCGAGACACACTTTATATTGCTGGCAG GGATCAAGTTTATACAGTGAGCTTAAATGAAATCCCCAAAACAGAAGTAATACCGAGCAAG AAACTGACATGGCGGTCAAGACAACAGGATCGAGAAAACTGTGCTATGAAAGGCAAACATAAA GATGAATGCCACAACTTTATTAAAGTATTTGTTCCAAGAAACGATGAGATGGTTTTTGTATGTGGTACCAATGCGTTTAATCCCATGTGTAGATACTATCGg ttgaATACCTTAGAGTATGATGGGGAAGAAATTAGTGGCCTGGCAAGATGCCCATTTGATGCCAGACAAACCAATGTTGCCCTTTTTGCTG ATGGGAAGCTGTATTCTGCCACAGTGGCTGACTTTTTGGCCAGTGATGCTGTTATTTATCGAAGCATGGGCGATGGATCTGCCCTTCGTACAATAAAATATGATTCCAAGTGGATAAAAG agCCACACTTTCTTCATGCCATAGAATACGGAAActatgtctatttcttctttcgAGAAATTGCTGTAGAACATAATAATTTAGGCAAG GCTGTCTATTCCCGTGTGGCCCGCATCTGTAAAAACGACATGGGTGGCTCCCAGCGGGTCCTGGAGAAACATTGGACTTCATTTCTGAAAGCTCGGCTTAACTGCTCTGTCCCCGGAGATTCCTTTTTCTACTTTGATGTCCTGCAGTCCATTACGGACATAATACAAATCAGTGGCATCCCCACGGTGGTCGGGGTGTTCACCACACAGCTGAACAG CATTCCTGGTTCTGCAGTCTGTGCATTTAGCATGGATGACATTGAGAAAGTATTCAAAGGACggtttaaagaacagaaaactcCAGATTCTGTTTGGACAGCAGTCCCCGAAGACAAAGTACCAAAACCaag GCCTGGCTGTTGTGCGAAGCATGGCCTTGCTGAAGCTTATAAAACCTCCATTGATTTCCCGGATGAAACCCTGTCATTCATCAAATCCCACCCCCTGATGGACTCTGCCGTCCCACCCATTGCCGACGAACCCTGGTTCACAAAGACTCGGATCAG GTACAGACTGACAGCCATTGCTGTCGACCATTCTGCTGGACCCTACCAGAACTACACAGTCATCTTTGTTGGCTCGGAAGCTGGTGTGGTACTTAAAGTTTTGGCAAAGACCAGTTCTTTCTCTTTGAATGACAGCGTATTACTGGAAGAGATTGAAGCATACAACCATGCGAA GTGTAATGCTGAGAATGAGGAGGACAGAAAGGTCATCTCATTACAGTTGGATAAAGATCATCACACTTTATATGTGGCGTTCTCTAGCTGCGTTATTCGCATGCCCCTCAGTCGCTGTGAGCGTTATGGATCATGTAAAAA GTCTTGTATTGCTTCTCGGGACCCGTACTGTGGCTGGTTAAGCCAAGGAGCCTGTGGTCGAGTCACCCCAGGGATGCT CGCTGAAGGATATGAACAAGACACGGAATACGGCAACACGGCCCACCTAGGGGACTGCCATG aaattttgCCTACTTCAACTACACCAGATTACAAAATATTTGGCGGTCCAACATCtg ACATGGAGGTATCTTCATCTTCTGTTACCACAATAGCAAGTATCCCAGAAATTACACCTAAAGTGATTGATACGTGGAGACCTAAACTGACGAGCTCCCGGAAATTTGTAGTTCAAGATGACCCAATCACTTCTGATTTTACTGATCCTTTATCAGGTATCCCAAAGG GTGTACGATGGGAAGTCCAGTCTGGAGAGTCCAACCAGATGGTCCACATGAATGTCCTCATCACCTGTGTCTTTGCTGCTTTTGTTTTGGGTGCATTCATTGCAGGTGTGGCAGTATACTGCTATCGTGACATGTTTGTTCGGAAAAACAGAAAGATCCATAAAGATGCAGAATCTGCCCAGTCGTGCACAGACTCCAGTGGAAGTTTTGCCAAACTGAATGGTCTCTTTGACAGCCCGGTCAAGGAATATCAGCAGAATATTGATTCTCCCAAATTGTATAGTAACCTGCTGACCAGTCGGAAAGAGCTACCACCCAGTGGAGATACGAAATCCATGGTAATGGACCATCGAGGCCAACCTCCCGAGCTGGCTGCTCTCCCCACGCCCGAGTCTACACCTGTGCTTCACCAGAAGACCCTACAGGCCATGAAGAGCCACTCAGAGAAGGCCCATGGCCATGGGGCTTCCAGGAAAGAAACCCCCCAGTATTTTCCTTCTAGTCCTCCATCCCATTCCCCATTAAGTCATGGGCATATCCCCAGTGCCATTGTTCTTCCTAATGCTACCCATGACTATAACACATCTTTCTCCAATTCCAATGCTCACAAAGCTGAAAAGAAGCTTCAACACATTGACCACCCTCTTACAAAGTCATCCAGTAAAAGAGATCACCGGCGTTCTGTGGATTCCAGAAATACCCTCAATGACCTCCTGAAACATCTAAATGACCCGAATAGTAACCCCAAAGCCATCATGGGAGACATCCAAATGGCCCACCAGACCCTAATGCTGGATCCTGTGGGACCTATGTCTGAAGTTCCACCCAAGGTCCCTAACCGGGAGGCATCACTCTACTCTCCTCCTTCAACTCTCCCCAGGAATAGCCCAACCAAGCGAGTGGATGTGCCTACCACTCCTGGAGTCCCAATGACTTCTCTGGAAAGACAAAGGGGTTATCACAAAAATTCCTCCCAGAGGCACTCTATATCTGCTATGCCTAAAAACTTAAACTCACCAAGTGGTGTTTTGTTATCTAGACAGCCTAGCATGAACCGTGGAGGGTACATGCCCACCCCAACCGGGGCGAAGGTGGACTATATTCAGGGAACACCAGTGAGTGTTCATCTGCAGCCTTCCCTCTCCAGACAGAGCAGCTATACCAGTAATGGCACCCTTCCTAGGACGGGGCTAAAGAGGACACCATCCTTAAAACCTGATGTGCCACCAAAGCCTTCGTTTGTTCCTCAAACCACATCTGTCAGACCACTGAACAAATATACTTACTAG